In Malassezia vespertilionis chromosome 4, complete sequence, the DNA window GGGCTCAGCAAACGCACCGTGTACGACGAAGACGGCAACGCACGCGAACTGTACGAGCTGCAGAACGAGGATGCATTCCGCGCCCTCGGCAATGTCCACGATCAAATCCGCCAGCACGAGCAGGAAGaaagcgcacgcatggcAGATGCAGACATTGCAGAcaaggagcgtgcgcgcgagatacggcgcgaaaagaagcgcaaggcaAAAGAACAAGAGCGCATAATGATGGAGTCGcacggcggtgcgccgtctgcaagcgccgagTACGACGACTGGGATGGGCCGCGTCTCGAAGATTTATTCCCTCCtggcgacgacgcgccggcgccggccCCAGAGCGGAAGCGTGCAAAGACGCAAGCGGCCGATCTGGCGTCGCAAgaggagcttgcgctgcgcctgcttggCGCGTAATATACTGTACGTACGCCTGCATGCCCAAGGATGGTACTCTAAGTAATTTGCGGCTGAACGCTCGACGTGCCCCATCTGGTCAAAGGGGTTGCTTGCCGGCAATACctggcgcgtcgtgcttgaGGCAACTACTCGTACTGAGGGCTGCGTCGCAAATTTGAGATTGATTAACTACAGATACAGCGACACGATCGAGCTATGCTCACAGTCTTGCACGATCCACTTTGTACACCTTGTAGTCATTAACAAAACTTACCGAACCAAGGAATGAGCGACTGCGCAATGGTGAACGAAAAGACGAGCTTGGGCCCAACGACCAAGACCTTGGGCGTGAGTCCTTTAAAGAAGGCACTGGGGCCTTCGAACCTGATCATATCCTTGATGATCGTAAATCCGCTCACCTTTGCGTCAAAGTTGGTCGTCTGGATACGCGTCTTGACCACATCGAGTGGGGCAGAGACGGTAATGCTCGCGACGCTACCACCGATCGACGCGATGAAGTTTTGGAACCACGTCGCATCGGAGTAGTTCTTCAGTTTGAAAATGTATTCTTTCGCAAATGCGCTCCCACCAAACAGTGCAAATGAGCCGGGCGCATTGCGGGCCATGGTCCAGCCCCAGCCGCGGTACAGTTGCACATTCTCGTCCATCAAGATACGCACGAAGCCACGCGAGCGGAATGCATCAGGATTCGTCTGGCGCTTGATCTTAAGCACATCGAGAGGGAGCAGCACCACCTCGCCGATGCCCGTGGCCGAgcctgccgccgcgctcatCATGCTCTTGCccgtgcgctcgccaaagaTACTATCAAACTGCTTCTTGTGGTGCTTGTTAAGGTAGTCGTTGAAGTAGGGCTGGCCACCGAACTTGTAGATACGCTGCAACACTTTGTATCCGGCAGCATACCCAAGACCGGGGAACAGGCTCAGGAAACGGGCGCCAAAACTCGCGTTCGCAGAGTCGCGGAGGATTACATGCGCGATCGGCAAAGCCTTGTCTTTGTTACTCATCAGACGCTTGGCGATCGTATCCACGGGGTGGAAAATGAGCAGCTCTGCAATACCGGAGGTACCGGAGCcaagcaggcgcgcgagcgcagtcTCTTTTGTGTTTCTTGGAGGGGGGGACATGCTATGCAGGCAAAGAGCCCCCCCGCTAACGAAAAGCTACAGTCACGTGCACCGCATCCGGactgcgccggcgcgaaCGAGCCACTTTGTATGCGCGGATTGCTACGCAATGTCTTCGCCAACTGTACGTGGCATTTCTACCCCGCACCCAATCGCGCGACAGACACAGGCAAATGCGGAGCAGCAAGAGACATACAGTAGCTCTGTGCGGTCGAATTTCTCCGATATTCTGGTCGGCAGCTTTCTCGGTCCGCAGCGCCCCATAAGCGCACGAAGCGAGGAAGACGCCCCTGACGTGCACACCCCTTTAGCACCTCCGCAAGATGCACGGCAGCCGCTCTTGGCTGCTCCACTTATGTACACTCCATCCGGATACGGTGCGCTGCCTCGGCACAGCGTCGAGGGTGGCTTATACCCAACGCAAACGCCGCACCATGAGGCTGCCCACGGCGACGACAAGGAGATTATTTACCGCGAGCTTGCACTCCTGTCGCGATACACAGCATCTATATGGGCGACACATTTGCTCGAACTGAGTCTCTCGATGGTATCCGTTTTCAGTTTGGGGCACCTGGGCACACTGGAActtgccgctgcatcgcttgcGGGTATGACTGCCAATGTGACCGGCTTTAGTATGATTAGTGGACTGGtgtgcgcgctggacacTCTTTTACCTGCAACATATGTTCGGCAGCCACGGTATATGGGCTTGTGGACGCAACGTGTAGGCGTCGTGGTTTTTTGTGTCATTCCGCTCATTATTCTGCTCTGGCTGAACGCCGAGCGCGGGCTGCTCTTGCTCGGCCAGGACCCAGAGATTGCGCACCTTGCACGCCAGTTTCTCGCAGTGCTTGCAATAGGCTTGCCGGGTCATGCGGTATTTGAGCTCTGCCGTCGCTTTCTCCAGGCACAAGGGATGATGCATGCACCGACTGTGGTGTTGTTGGTCGTATCACCGATCAATGCCGTAGCAAACTACCTCTTGGTGTGGGGTCCGCACAAGATGCGTTTTGGGTTCCTCGGCGCACCGATGGCGAGTGCGATTTCCATGTGGCTCATGGCCGTTTTGTGCATGCTGCAGTGCGCTTTGGTTGCACACAAAAACGGGACTTGGGGCGGCTGGTCTTACAAGGCATTCGATCCAGCAGGCCTGCGTGTGTGTGTCGCGCTTGGGTTTGCCGGCGTGCTTTCCCTCGCGTCCGAGTGGTGGGCGTGGGAAATTGTTGGCCTCGTA includes these proteins:
- the YHM1 gene encoding high copy suppressor of abf2 (EggNog:ENOG503NUAX; COG:C; BUSCO:EOG09263JTO), whose translation is MSPPPRNTKETALARLLGSGTSGIAELLIFHPVDTIAKRLMSNKDKALPIAHVILRDSANASFGARFLSLFPGLGYAAGYKVLQRIYKFGGQPYFNDYLNKHHKKQFDSIFGERTGKSMMSAAAGSATGIGEVVLLPLDVLKIKRQTNPDAFRSRGFVRILMDENVQLYRGWGWTMARNAPGSFALFGGSAFAKEYIFKLKNYSDATWFQNFIASIGGSVASITVSAPLDVVKTRIQTTNFDAKVSGFTIIKDMIRFEGPSAFFKGLTPKVLVVGPKLVFSFTIAQSLIPWFGKFC
- a CDS encoding uncharacterized protein (COG:V; EggNog:ENOG503NUM1; TransMembrane:12 (i50-70o90-112i124-143o163-180i192-211o231-248i269-288o308-333i345-368o388-410i422-443o449-471i)); translation: MYTPSGYGALPRHSVEGGLYPTQTPHHEAAHGDDKEIIYRELALLSRYTASIWATHLLELSLSMVSVFSLGHLGTLELAAASLAGMTANVTGFSMISGLVCALDTLLPATYVRQPRYMGLWTQRVGVVVFCVIPLIILLWLNAERGLLLLGQDPEIAHLARQFLAVLAIGLPGHAVFELCRRFLQAQGMMHAPTVVLLVVSPINAVANYLLVWGPHKMRFGFLGAPMASAISMWLMAVLCMLQCALVAHKNGTWGGWSYKAFDPAGLRVCVALGFAGVLSLASEWWAWEIVGLVTAALGTTSLAAQSVLLITSSVTYQLPYGASVAAAVRVGNLLGGGHMSDARLASLASLLLSVIIGMLNSSVVYVSRDKWGYLFSNDVEVIRLVASVLPILAIFQCADCICGVAGGILRGSGRQSLSAAINLTSYYVIGMPMCLFLAFGPLHMGLRGLWWGLTVALVYGAGIALFYVWYTDWTDVMHRLHRSMSVDDEHV